A single Anatilimnocola floriformis DNA region contains:
- a CDS encoding BatA domain-containing protein, with product MWWFPSFAVWSFAFAAVACACGPIIIHLLNRRRYRTVQWAAMDFLKEAMQRNRRILHLRDMVLLAMRTLAVLLFGLALAQPFFTRGCNQAVDERQPLHAIVVIDNSLSMGYEALDGTLLDKAKDRARRLIDQLPSGSKITVLPACGSRDGTSFDPYDTKDGALDAIGKIELVDRSTSLAQAVNLMQRAIENGAELSKRVVVFSDQQATNWRDADAEVLKKLQDWQLVAVAPAGASAAWENSWVADIEVADGLADIETPTTIIVKLQHQGGGSERSDMQVKLSYGDTVIGERAISLEAGASSKQVEFEYVFNTLTDVPEPDHPIFVPLKAEIISDDSLAADNVRYLALPVVAGLPVVFVDQYGSGEDAARNHLGETRHLRKLLAPKTSRTDAPRQLVKIRHITQGELDQEVLQDARLVVLAGLKEPQSEETVSLLRDYVRQGGRLVIAAGADFDPARWQELAWREGDGILPLPLKENVGEVPEVAGANTKPFSLSFASMNGNALFELPSTGSQELQDLYEEPYFFKAVATDITAETREALRNAARERLTEELKLREEIAKRRETLTAKQTTGEISAADQEQIRKDEASLAVLAPHWLTWSDDKGNAPDAKAAAKSATSAEAEAARTSQIELLVQQQLPSILARFDDRAQTPFLIARKQGQGEVLFVATGLLSSWNTLPKTNAILMFDRLLRTMTRSTLPQRNYEPVEQLTLPVPAHQHDLTVSVTRPQQLDPEPLDIGFIGGDRQGVTLHGLYQRGVYRVAGVRHDPNANNLTAVAKVDEKLADKPVWEVPVVVNGAASESELLPLTRAEFEEKTAGTTLRWVEASEDISLAGAAIRGQASWWYLALAALILLLLEMVVLAWPALRSSPAGTEKVAA from the coding sequence ATGTGGTGGTTTCCGTCATTCGCAGTCTGGTCGTTCGCCTTTGCAGCCGTGGCCTGCGCCTGCGGCCCGATCATCATTCATCTGCTCAACCGCCGGCGCTATCGTACGGTGCAGTGGGCCGCGATGGACTTCCTCAAGGAAGCCATGCAGCGGAACCGCCGCATCCTGCATCTGCGCGACATGGTGCTGCTCGCGATGCGCACGCTCGCGGTGCTCCTCTTCGGTCTCGCGCTTGCTCAACCGTTTTTCACTCGCGGCTGCAATCAAGCCGTCGATGAACGCCAGCCATTGCACGCCATTGTCGTGATCGACAACAGCTTGAGCATGGGCTACGAAGCGCTCGACGGCACGCTGCTCGACAAAGCCAAGGATCGCGCCCGCCGCCTGATCGATCAGTTGCCAAGCGGCAGCAAGATCACCGTGCTGCCGGCCTGCGGCTCGCGCGATGGCACGAGCTTTGATCCGTACGACACCAAAGACGGCGCGCTCGACGCCATCGGCAAGATCGAACTCGTCGACCGCAGCACGAGTCTCGCGCAGGCCGTGAATCTGATGCAGCGTGCGATTGAGAACGGCGCTGAACTTTCGAAGCGCGTCGTGGTCTTCAGCGATCAACAAGCCACCAACTGGCGCGACGCCGATGCCGAAGTGCTGAAGAAGTTGCAGGACTGGCAACTCGTGGCCGTTGCTCCCGCCGGCGCCTCAGCCGCCTGGGAAAACAGCTGGGTCGCCGATATCGAAGTGGCCGATGGTCTCGCGGACATCGAAACGCCGACGACGATCATCGTCAAGCTGCAGCACCAAGGTGGCGGCAGCGAGCGGTCCGACATGCAAGTCAAGCTCTCCTACGGCGACACCGTCATCGGCGAGCGGGCCATTTCGCTCGAAGCCGGCGCGAGCAGCAAGCAAGTCGAGTTCGAATACGTCTTCAATACACTCACCGATGTCCCCGAGCCCGATCATCCGATCTTCGTTCCGCTGAAGGCGGAGATCATCAGCGACGATTCGCTGGCGGCCGACAATGTCCGTTATCTCGCGCTGCCGGTTGTCGCCGGCCTGCCGGTCGTCTTTGTCGATCAGTATGGTTCTGGTGAAGACGCGGCTCGCAATCACCTGGGCGAGACTCGCCATCTGCGAAAACTCCTCGCACCGAAAACTTCGCGCACCGATGCTCCGCGGCAACTTGTCAAGATTCGCCACATCACGCAGGGCGAACTCGACCAGGAAGTGCTGCAAGACGCACGGCTGGTTGTCCTCGCCGGTTTGAAAGAACCGCAGTCGGAAGAGACTGTCTCGCTCTTGCGCGATTATGTCCGTCAGGGGGGCCGCCTGGTCATCGCTGCCGGCGCTGATTTTGATCCGGCCCGCTGGCAGGAACTTGCCTGGCGCGAGGGCGACGGCATCTTACCGCTGCCTCTCAAAGAAAACGTCGGCGAAGTGCCGGAAGTCGCCGGCGCGAACACGAAACCATTCTCGCTGTCGTTTGCCAGCATGAACGGCAATGCCCTCTTCGAATTGCCCTCGACCGGTTCGCAGGAATTGCAAGATCTGTACGAAGAGCCTTACTTCTTCAAAGCCGTGGCGACCGATATCACCGCCGAAACGCGCGAAGCGCTCCGAAATGCGGCTCGCGAACGACTGACGGAAGAACTGAAGCTCCGCGAGGAAATCGCTAAGCGCCGCGAGACACTCACAGCCAAGCAAACGACCGGCGAGATCAGCGCTGCCGATCAGGAACAGATCCGCAAGGACGAAGCCAGCCTCGCCGTGCTCGCGCCGCATTGGTTGACCTGGTCCGATGACAAAGGAAATGCTCCCGACGCGAAGGCTGCCGCAAAATCGGCCACGTCCGCAGAGGCTGAAGCCGCTCGCACTTCGCAAATTGAACTCCTCGTGCAGCAACAACTGCCCAGCATCCTGGCCCGCTTTGATGATCGCGCCCAAACGCCATTTCTGATTGCTCGCAAGCAAGGACAGGGCGAAGTGTTGTTCGTCGCCACTGGCTTGCTGTCTTCGTGGAACACGCTGCCCAAGACGAACGCGATTTTGATGTTCGATCGATTGCTGCGGACCATGACGCGTTCGACGTTGCCGCAACGAAACTACGAGCCCGTCGAGCAACTCACGCTGCCAGTGCCCGCCCATCAGCACGACCTGACTGTTTCGGTCACGCGGCCGCAGCAGCTCGATCCGGAACCTCTCGACATCGGCTTTATCGGCGGCGATCGCCAGGGCGTGACGTTGCACGGCTTGTATCAGCGAGGCGTGTATCGGGTGGCCGGTGTGCGGCACGATCCGAATGCGAACAATCTGACAGCGGTCGCGAAGGTCGATGAGAAGCTCGCAGACAAGCCTGTTTGGGAAGTGCCGGTCGTCGTCAACGGCGCCGCGTCGGAATCAGAATTACTCCCCCTCACGCGGGCCGAGTTCGA
- a CDS encoding squalene--hopene cyclase produces MLQRSLIFGLLVAVLVVPTQPPAQAQSLRLDFDEITPESELSLDRGLDWLARNQGNEGNWGSNDLGLVGMGALAFLSAGHAPGRGKYGREVDKALEFVVSRAKPSGLLNISDGQRDMYNHGLATFVLGQAHGMTANRDRRLNRVLDGALKLIANVQCEDGGWDYKAHQQKNGHDLSLAVMQAKALRSAVDSGLEVPPEVIQLAIKSVRDHYACKGDRRLSEAEQMKLPGQFTYSRGGGGGTIAMAAAGVVCMQEFGEYEDWRIGKNMEVISAAVKELPKATERKGNMPFDAYTLYYVGQALYQVNGEPWQDCYPRLRDYLVAAQVQEDKTSANNGCWHDQGAKTHGHVGGREGQLYATSVACFILAIPNRYLPILQEGKIESFRQKAKAGK; encoded by the coding sequence ATGTTGCAGCGCTCGCTGATCTTTGGTTTGCTCGTCGCCGTGTTGGTTGTACCGACACAGCCGCCGGCCCAAGCTCAGTCCTTGCGGCTCGATTTCGACGAAATCACCCCCGAAAGCGAACTGTCGCTCGATCGCGGCCTCGATTGGCTCGCTCGAAATCAGGGGAACGAAGGAAACTGGGGCTCGAACGACCTAGGCTTGGTCGGCATGGGTGCTCTGGCGTTTCTTTCGGCCGGGCATGCTCCAGGCCGGGGCAAATATGGCCGCGAAGTAGACAAGGCGCTCGAGTTCGTCGTCAGCCGAGCCAAGCCCTCGGGCCTGCTCAACATCAGCGATGGCCAGCGCGACATGTACAACCACGGCCTGGCGACGTTCGTCCTCGGCCAGGCACACGGGATGACGGCCAATCGCGACCGCCGATTAAATCGCGTTCTCGACGGCGCTTTGAAGCTGATTGCCAATGTGCAGTGCGAGGATGGCGGCTGGGATTACAAAGCCCATCAACAAAAGAATGGTCACGATCTGAGCCTCGCCGTGATGCAGGCCAAGGCGCTCCGTTCGGCCGTCGATAGCGGTCTCGAAGTGCCGCCGGAAGTGATTCAGCTCGCCATCAAGAGCGTCCGCGATCACTACGCCTGCAAGGGTGACCGCCGTTTGTCGGAAGCCGAGCAAATGAAGTTGCCGGGGCAGTTCACTTACAGCCGTGGCGGTGGTGGCGGCACGATTGCGATGGCCGCGGCCGGCGTCGTTTGCATGCAGGAGTTCGGCGAATACGAAGACTGGCGGATCGGCAAGAATATGGAAGTGATCTCGGCCGCGGTGAAAGAACTGCCAAAGGCGACCGAGCGCAAAGGAAACATGCCCTTCGATGCTTACACGCTGTATTACGTCGGCCAGGCTCTCTATCAAGTGAACGGCGAACCGTGGCAGGATTGTTATCCGCGGCTGCGCGATTATCTCGTCGCGGCGCAGGTTCAAGAAGACAAGACTTCGGCGAACAACGGCTGTTGGCACGATCAGGGCGCGAAGACGCATGGTCACGTCGGCGGCCGCGAGGGGCAGCTCTACGCGACGAGCGTCGCTTGCTTTATTCTCGCGATTCCCAATCGTTATCTCCCCATCCTGCAAGAAGGGAAGATCGAAAGCTTCCGCCAGAAAGCGAAGGCGGGGAAGTAG
- a CDS encoding outer membrane protein assembly factor BamB family protein: MTDQELLQLLDEKMPEELSLEEIELLRKRLAESPALRDALAGQVHFESYLQSALARLKVSAAEIAAKARAQQTKRGGLSLLAIALMIVVPAIAVVGVLAFNAFSTPEIAQQKEEKNGDKKKEEKPEIEEPKPEEPTEIGPNVAVKPEQATDNKLPGTNKIPKPGPVPLPWQAVAESKLEPQPFAEIAYQTFDLTKEVVRRDALQQWFEGAAGQNHRFHEVDTQFGRCGALEGIARLKSPWLNDSLLRLSLENYNKLQIHFFHKNEGVTLVYHQDNQCCWAAYTTTRKPKTARPDTLAITATDDYRNYRTEIRQGGPLDLRYADGQVVLSRGDIVLVSAPLSGPPDDVYFDGRATFYGLQFVRAKDAPQSDPPRKLTFETDRPADLPWKSSVPEVAPPIKNDDGSLTFRNDNAEKYAWCWTPLPKQGLQQVIFQLKNVTPGVAVYLGREEGKPDECLRFFKNRRDGRLIARSRGVDNDHEMDFGPHNEAVEPCISAENCWLQLQFGCGTFRCWMSSDGRNWAQPDYMREGMRPKIDSLGLFLVGKRPKTEATLVRLEIRELSALTNLAKAELIDQALSLPAAAFAEWQEAVSKGKPGEVNADEWRRACAIKTLAAGATKELSHPVLELLLDDPYTRQLPVDEQLKIHGDAFVLVSDLKDGQSMKIGLEKRLVNVGQQAFQDRNLPPWSTIRRTYVSTPIHTANRNYGPPLQLLEGLIRTELMQRAYAQQPRELLELCEQLRFYHLEETIPLIAWAEAHARRETATRAATGPVVIKETWRPLLVEEVSKETYNLTSELQSVLDSEAWEDAARLITCVDPEAAPGVSPYVKDRQLLTSLPVAVQLLLRDYPQLKDALGQRYGPLAKLRIGQAVAAADAAAVELATVQFGATSESAEASRWLGDRALSNGWFEEALAHYQLAIERHPLLTGDLAPRIRLAAAMLGRDVGSPATSVVQFNNLKLDPQQFEALVAEMRGRGTSAAVSPAVHIIPGSSLAVPQPAAFAANNRSRLDGPVGDRPQEEVGRKTNQNSVAWPDMQLSATVEGDTLLVTNRFQLAAYNLTNGQRMWQSKTPSGTMQKAQDFALIAMRPLVLRDQVLARQLYGRNPQISCWNKSNGDLLWSSERGEREFFASDPVYLHGQIVALSVALQENQEGQLRWNVLDPATGELQVQRDLIRLRNTWGSRACCEVLPLDHRLVVALGGITLGLDARGQVAWVRKQVTLPSEEDPRWVLQSFQRPIVAGNDLIIAQPGTRSVACIDPATGFEKWETLIPDVLGCWGVAQVNVVLRTESGVQALDAATGKRKWFTPIADMQPHALVDQQSILCARKVSQPDKREWTIQLTWLDPATGAERSATRLTALQDLAPRLGVLVPYKDRVFTFFGRGQHDPNRDVVELVPSGPIQ; encoded by the coding sequence ATGACTGATCAGGAATTGCTGCAACTGCTTGACGAAAAAATGCCGGAGGAGCTGTCGCTGGAGGAAATCGAACTCCTCCGCAAACGGCTCGCCGAGTCGCCGGCGCTGCGCGATGCGCTCGCCGGCCAAGTGCATTTCGAAAGTTATTTGCAAAGTGCGCTCGCCCGGCTGAAAGTCTCGGCCGCCGAGATTGCCGCCAAGGCCCGCGCCCAGCAAACCAAGCGCGGTGGGCTCAGCCTGCTCGCCATCGCCCTGATGATTGTTGTGCCGGCCATCGCGGTCGTCGGCGTGCTCGCGTTCAACGCGTTCAGCACTCCGGAAATTGCCCAGCAAAAAGAGGAAAAAAACGGCGATAAGAAGAAAGAGGAAAAGCCAGAAATCGAGGAACCTAAGCCTGAAGAGCCGACCGAAATCGGGCCGAATGTGGCGGTGAAGCCCGAACAAGCGACCGACAATAAACTGCCGGGAACCAACAAGATTCCCAAGCCCGGCCCCGTGCCGCTGCCGTGGCAGGCAGTTGCGGAATCGAAGCTCGAGCCGCAGCCGTTTGCCGAGATTGCCTATCAAACCTTCGATCTGACCAAAGAAGTGGTTCGTCGCGATGCGCTGCAGCAATGGTTCGAAGGCGCCGCGGGACAAAACCATCGCTTTCACGAAGTCGACACCCAGTTTGGCCGCTGCGGCGCGCTGGAAGGAATCGCCCGGCTGAAATCGCCTTGGCTTAACGATTCGCTGTTGCGATTGTCGCTCGAGAATTACAACAAACTGCAGATTCACTTCTTTCATAAGAACGAAGGAGTGACGCTCGTCTATCACCAAGACAATCAATGCTGCTGGGCGGCGTACACCACGACGCGCAAACCCAAAACCGCCCGGCCTGACACGCTGGCGATTACGGCGACGGACGATTATCGAAACTACCGCACCGAGATCCGGCAGGGAGGTCCGCTCGATCTGCGCTATGCTGATGGCCAGGTGGTGCTCAGTCGCGGCGACATCGTGCTCGTGAGCGCGCCTTTGTCCGGGCCGCCCGATGATGTTTATTTCGATGGCCGGGCAACTTTTTATGGTTTGCAGTTCGTCCGCGCGAAGGATGCTCCGCAGAGCGATCCGCCGCGGAAACTGACCTTCGAAACCGATCGCCCCGCCGATCTCCCTTGGAAATCTTCCGTTCCGGAAGTTGCGCCGCCGATCAAGAACGACGACGGCTCACTGACGTTTCGCAACGACAACGCCGAGAAATATGCCTGGTGCTGGACGCCGCTGCCGAAGCAAGGGTTGCAGCAAGTTATCTTTCAGCTGAAGAACGTCACGCCTGGCGTCGCTGTGTATTTGGGGCGCGAGGAAGGAAAACCTGATGAGTGCCTGCGGTTTTTCAAGAACCGCCGCGACGGCCGGTTGATTGCGCGTTCGCGCGGCGTCGATAACGATCACGAAATGGATTTCGGGCCTCACAACGAAGCCGTAGAACCTTGCATTAGTGCCGAAAATTGTTGGCTTCAGTTGCAGTTCGGTTGCGGAACGTTCCGCTGCTGGATGTCGTCGGACGGCCGCAATTGGGCTCAGCCCGATTACATGCGCGAAGGGATGCGGCCGAAGATCGATTCGCTCGGCCTGTTCCTCGTGGGCAAACGACCGAAAACGGAGGCCACGCTCGTGCGATTGGAAATCCGTGAGCTGTCTGCGCTGACGAACCTCGCGAAAGCGGAACTTATCGATCAGGCCTTGTCACTGCCGGCGGCGGCCTTCGCTGAATGGCAGGAAGCGGTCAGCAAAGGCAAGCCGGGTGAAGTGAACGCCGACGAATGGCGACGGGCTTGCGCAATCAAGACGCTCGCTGCTGGCGCGACGAAAGAGCTGTCGCATCCAGTGCTGGAGTTGTTGCTCGACGATCCATACACACGGCAGTTGCCCGTCGACGAGCAGCTCAAAATCCATGGCGATGCGTTTGTGCTGGTCAGCGATCTGAAGGACGGCCAGTCGATGAAGATCGGCTTGGAAAAACGTCTGGTCAATGTCGGCCAGCAAGCTTTCCAAGATCGCAACCTGCCGCCGTGGTCGACGATTCGCCGCACGTACGTCAGCACGCCGATTCACACGGCGAATCGCAATTATGGTCCGCCACTGCAGCTGCTCGAGGGTTTGATCCGCACCGAGCTCATGCAGCGTGCCTACGCGCAGCAACCTCGCGAACTTTTGGAACTCTGTGAGCAGTTGCGGTTCTATCATCTGGAGGAAACGATTCCGCTGATCGCCTGGGCCGAGGCGCACGCTCGCCGCGAAACCGCCACGCGGGCGGCGACGGGTCCGGTCGTGATCAAAGAAACCTGGCGGCCGCTCCTCGTCGAAGAAGTCAGCAAGGAAACGTACAACCTGACCAGCGAACTGCAGTCGGTGCTCGACAGCGAGGCCTGGGAAGATGCGGCGCGATTGATCACCTGCGTCGATCCAGAAGCAGCGCCCGGCGTTTCACCCTATGTGAAAGATCGGCAACTCCTCACGTCGCTGCCAGTTGCCGTGCAGTTGCTATTGCGTGACTATCCGCAACTCAAAGACGCGCTCGGTCAACGCTATGGTCCGCTCGCAAAGCTGCGCATCGGCCAGGCCGTGGCGGCGGCGGATGCGGCGGCGGTGGAACTCGCCACGGTGCAATTCGGCGCTACTTCGGAGTCGGCCGAAGCTTCGCGCTGGCTCGGCGATCGCGCGCTGTCGAACGGTTGGTTTGAAGAAGCCTTGGCCCATTATCAACTGGCCATCGAACGACATCCGTTGCTGACCGGTGATCTCGCACCGCGCATTCGCCTCGCCGCGGCGATGCTCGGCCGCGATGTGGGTTCGCCAGCGACGAGCGTAGTGCAATTCAACAATTTGAAGCTCGATCCGCAGCAGTTCGAAGCGCTAGTTGCGGAAATGCGCGGCCGCGGCACGAGTGCCGCCGTCAGTCCGGCGGTTCATATCATTCCCGGAAGTTCGCTGGCCGTGCCGCAGCCAGCGGCGTTTGCGGCCAACAACCGTAGCCGCCTCGATGGCCCGGTTGGCGACCGTCCGCAGGAAGAAGTGGGCCGCAAGACGAATCAGAATTCAGTGGCTTGGCCCGACATGCAACTATCGGCAACGGTCGAAGGAGACACGCTGCTGGTCACGAATCGTTTTCAACTGGCTGCCTACAATCTGACCAACGGCCAACGAATGTGGCAAAGTAAAACGCCATCCGGAACGATGCAGAAGGCTCAGGATTTTGCGCTCATCGCCATGCGGCCCCTCGTTCTGCGCGATCAAGTTCTCGCGCGACAGTTGTACGGGCGCAATCCGCAAATTTCCTGCTGGAATAAATCGAACGGCGATTTGCTTTGGTCTTCAGAGCGGGGCGAGCGCGAGTTCTTTGCCTCCGATCCGGTTTATCTGCACGGCCAAATCGTCGCGCTCAGCGTCGCCTTGCAAGAGAATCAAGAAGGCCAACTTCGCTGGAATGTGCTCGATCCCGCAACCGGCGAACTGCAAGTGCAGCGCGACCTAATCCGCCTGCGAAACACCTGGGGAAGTCGCGCGTGCTGCGAGGTGCTGCCGCTCGATCACCGTCTGGTAGTTGCCCTCGGTGGCATCACGCTCGGGCTCGATGCTCGCGGCCAGGTGGCGTGGGTGCGGAAGCAAGTCACGTTGCCGAGCGAAGAGGATCCGCGCTGGGTGCTGCAGTCTTTTCAGCGGCCGATTGTGGCAGGCAATGATCTGATCATCGCGCAGCCGGGGACGCGCAGTGTGGCTTGCATCGATCCAGCCACTGGATTTGAAAAATGGGAAACACTGATCCCCGATGTCTTGGGTTGTTGGGGAGTTGCGCAAGTGAATGTCGTCCTGCGAACGGAGTCTGGCGTGCAAGCGCTCGACGCTGCAACCGGCAAACGGAAATGGTTCACGCCAATAGCCGACATGCAGCCGCATGCGCTTGTCGATCAGCAGTCGATTCTCTGTGCTCGCAAAGTTTCGCAGCCTGACAAGCGAGAATGGACCATCCAACTCACTTGGCTGGATCCAGCGACTGGCGCAGAGCGGTCGGCAACGCGGCTGACCGCATTACAAGATTTGGCGCCGCGGCTTGGCGTGTTGGTGCCTTACAAGGACCGTGTCTTCACCTTCTTTGGTCGCGGACAGCACGATCCCAATCGGGATGTCGTCGAACTGGTGCCAAGCGGCCCCATTCAATAG
- a CDS encoding RNA polymerase sigma factor — MDSAPRPAQSIDAVALAAETALPEEETSLAVNQSALNAATAEPHQGLVLAAQRGDQKAFTALVEFYQQTIYGYLRARLFDSTDAEDLTQETFLRCYQGREKLSRATQVGPWLIGIARNLLREHVKRISRRKEVAWTELCLELDQLVQDRHAPAGDVLQTLPHCLEALGPSAKQAIDLRYRAQMRMTEIAGLLRRSEGAVRLLVHRARLALKQCLESRLTMSEPS; from the coding sequence ATGGATTCGGCCCCTCGACCCGCGCAAAGCATCGACGCCGTGGCGCTCGCGGCTGAGACTGCGCTTCCCGAGGAAGAAACCAGCCTGGCGGTGAATCAGTCGGCCCTCAACGCCGCAACGGCGGAACCACATCAGGGCCTGGTCCTGGCCGCTCAGCGGGGTGATCAAAAGGCGTTCACGGCGCTGGTTGAGTTTTATCAGCAAACGATTTACGGCTATTTGCGAGCCCGGCTATTTGATTCGACCGATGCGGAAGATCTTACGCAGGAGACGTTTCTCCGCTGTTATCAGGGGCGCGAGAAACTGTCGCGGGCAACGCAAGTCGGTCCTTGGCTAATCGGCATCGCGCGGAACTTACTTCGCGAGCATGTGAAGCGAATCAGCCGACGAAAAGAAGTGGCTTGGACCGAGCTGTGTCTGGAACTCGATCAGCTCGTGCAGGATCGCCATGCCCCGGCGGGCGATGTGTTGCAAACACTGCCGCATTGCCTGGAGGCGCTAGGGCCGAGTGCGAAGCAAGCGATCGATCTGCGGTACCGGGCGCAGATGCGGATGACGGAGATCGCTGGTCTGCTTCGCCGCAGCGAAGGAGCAGTGCGACTGCTGGTGCACCGGGCTCGGTTGGCGCTGAAGCAGTGTTTGGAAAGTCGACTAACGATGAGCGAGCCGAGTTAA
- the larE gene encoding ATP-dependent sacrificial sulfur transferase LarE, whose product MEIGSEISARTLAQRDALLAYLQPLASAAVAFSGGVDSAVVAQAAFLALGERAVAVTGVSASLASGELEQARAIAQQIGIRHQIVSTDELTRAGYVQNSPDRCYHCKTELYTKLTEIAPSLGVEVLLNGANTDDLGDYRPGMRAASEFRVLSPLADCGLNKADVRELARLWNLPCADKPATPCLSSRIAYGEQVTPERLARIDQAEVFLKELGLGEIRVRLHAGELARIEVPVAILPRLTEPALREQIAERFRSLGFRFVTLDLQGFRSGSLNSLLSISKS is encoded by the coding sequence GTGGAAATCGGATCGGAAATATCAGCTCGCACGCTCGCCCAGCGCGACGCGCTCCTCGCGTATCTACAGCCGCTGGCGAGCGCCGCCGTCGCATTTTCGGGGGGCGTCGATTCGGCTGTTGTCGCGCAGGCTGCGTTTCTCGCACTGGGCGAACGAGCCGTGGCCGTTACCGGCGTGAGCGCTAGCCTCGCTTCCGGCGAACTGGAACAAGCCCGCGCGATCGCCCAGCAGATCGGCATCCGTCATCAGATCGTTTCGACCGATGAACTAACGCGAGCCGGATATGTGCAGAACTCTCCCGACCGCTGCTACCACTGCAAAACCGAGCTCTACACCAAACTGACCGAGATCGCTCCCAGCTTGGGAGTCGAAGTGTTGCTGAACGGCGCCAACACCGACGACCTGGGCGACTATCGCCCAGGCATGCGGGCCGCGAGTGAGTTTCGCGTGCTGAGTCCGCTCGCCGATTGCGGCCTGAACAAAGCCGACGTCCGTGAGCTCGCGAGATTGTGGAATCTCCCCTGTGCCGACAAACCGGCCACGCCTTGCCTATCGAGTCGCATCGCTTACGGCGAACAAGTCACTCCCGAACGCCTGGCCCGCATCGATCAAGCCGAAGTCTTTTTGAAAGAGCTAGGCCTCGGCGAGATTCGTGTTCGCTTGCATGCTGGTGAATTGGCCCGCATCGAAGTCCCCGTCGCCATCCTGCCACGACTCACCGAGCCTGCACTTCGCGAGCAAATCGCCGAGCGGTTTCGGTCTCTCGGCTTTCGTTTTGTTACGCTCGACCTGCAGGGCTTTCGCTCGGGAAGTCTCAATTCGCTGTTGAGTATTTCGAAGTCTTAA
- a CDS encoding sugar phosphate isomerase/epimerase family protein, which yields MKLGLINSAWVQANQPTEYGLQKTKELGFDTVDIFADPLDLEIRERRLIKRECDRLQLPIVSIACVAVGLIDFNPSVQRFHVERVKKYLELAYEYEARNVLLVLGEYIWNQEVIPPAEQWKTGIACCRELGDYAARLGLQIALELEPFHLSLLNNVDNMVRFIDDCNHPAVQANIDISHLVLAKVAPEELRRLKGKAIHVHISDCDGVKHGDLPPGRGVVPFEPYLREIKALGIDGAISIELEYSPEPEKITEWVAEAYQATDRLMQSAGLRA from the coding sequence ATGAAACTTGGTTTGATCAACTCGGCGTGGGTGCAGGCCAATCAGCCGACGGAATATGGACTGCAAAAGACCAAGGAACTCGGCTTCGACACGGTCGACATTTTTGCCGATCCGCTTGATCTTGAGATTCGCGAGCGGCGGCTGATCAAGCGCGAATGCGATCGACTGCAGTTGCCGATTGTATCGATCGCCTGCGTCGCGGTCGGGCTGATCGATTTCAATCCGAGCGTGCAGCGCTTTCATGTCGAGCGAGTGAAAAAGTATCTCGAGCTCGCCTATGAATACGAAGCCCGCAACGTGCTGCTGGTCCTTGGCGAATACATCTGGAATCAGGAAGTCATTCCGCCGGCCGAGCAGTGGAAGACGGGCATCGCTTGTTGCCGCGAGCTAGGCGATTACGCAGCCAGGCTCGGATTGCAGATCGCACTCGAGCTCGAGCCGTTTCATTTGTCGCTGCTGAATAATGTCGACAACATGGTGCGGTTTATCGACGACTGCAATCATCCCGCCGTGCAAGCCAATATCGATATCTCGCACCTGGTTCTCGCCAAGGTCGCGCCGGAAGAATTGCGGCGACTAAAAGGGAAAGCGATCCACGTGCACATCAGCGATTGCGATGGCGTGAAGCATGGCGACCTGCCGCCGGGTCGCGGCGTCGTGCCGTTCGAGCCCTATCTGCGCGAGATCAAAGCACTCGGTATCGACGGGGCGATCAGCATCGAGCTCGAGTATTCACCCGAGCCGGAGAAGATTACCGAGTGGGTCGCCGAAGCCTATCAAGCGACCGATCGGCTGATGCAAAGTGCGGGACTGCGGGCTTAA